One region of Ptychodera flava strain L36383 chromosome 3 unlocalized genomic scaffold, AS_Pfla_20210202 Scaffold_27__1_contigs__length_13241970_pilon, whole genome shotgun sequence genomic DNA includes:
- the LOC139126530 gene encoding uncharacterized protein has protein sequence MLLLFQQLMAAGKVKSVDATTQTSTITSSVSAQTKPMQVTSQIQTRSVACQTTSPRKSTSSQTNTRLSKCKGLQANLQLPSREESIQCNISQPIPTSTFSPVCSDIEVESETDDDDDDDDDGDEEGDNDYMPSSYSIDMTAESCETDSPQFQRKFIVFEPNLLQLFQACPVCQHDADSRIKQQIGSYIVITQSCQNCSYNREWASQPMVNSIPAGNILLSASILFAGAPPSKVI, from the exons atgttgttgttgtttcagcAACTGATGGCAGCTGGAAAAGTTAAATCAGTCGATGCTACAACACAaacatcaacaataacatcCAGTGTATCTGCTCAAACAAAACCAATGCAAGTTACATCACAG ATTCAAACTAGATCTGTCGCATGTCAGACTACATCACCAAGAAAATCAACCTCTTCTCAGACAAATACACGCTTAAGTAAATGTAAAG GTCTCCAAGCGAACCTACAGCTGCCATCAAGGGAAGAGTCTATTCAGTGTAATATAAGTCAACCCATTCCGACATCTACATTCTCACCCGTCTGCAGTGACATTGAAGTAGAATCAGaaactgatgatgatgacgatgatgatgatgatggtgatgaagAGGGTGACAATGACTACATGCCAAGTTCTTATTCAATTGACATGACAGCAGAATC CTGTGAAACGGACAGTCCTCAATTTCAAAGGAAGTTTATTGTATTTGAACCAAATCTGCTGCAGTTATTCCAAGCTTGTCCTGTGTGTCAACATGACGCTGACAGTAGAATAAAGCAGCAGATTGGCTCATATATAGTAATCACCCAAAGTTGCCAGAACTGTTCGTACAACAGAGAATGGGCTAGCCAGCCAATGGTAAATAGTATTCCTGCTGGTAACATCTTGTTATCAGCATCAATACTTTTTGCTGGAGCTCCACCAAGCAAAGTCATTTAG